In a single window of the Acinetobacter tibetensis genome:
- a CDS encoding 2-hydroxyacid dehydrogenase, with protein MRAVFLDVESLDQHDLDLRPLTAAFDELILYPATSTDQVLQRVQDAQVIITNKVQISAQVMQQCPQLKLILISATGTNNVDLAQAKAQGIVVCNCQGYGTSAVAQHTLALMLALATSLLKYDHAVKQGVWNSSKQFCLLDFPIVELAGKTLGIVGYGELGQAVAKLAQAFDMRVLIATLPDRPQREGRLPLSELLPQVDFLTLHCPLTDSTRNLISTDEFELMKASAFLINCARGGIVDEAALAQALREGRIAGAATDVLTVEPPKDGNVLLAADIPNLIITPHSAWGSVDARQRIVQQMVENVTAFQQGQPIRQVA; from the coding sequence ATGAGGGCAGTATTTTTAGATGTGGAATCTTTAGATCAGCATGATTTGGATCTGAGACCCTTAACTGCCGCTTTTGATGAGCTGATTTTATATCCTGCAACATCAACCGATCAGGTACTACAACGCGTGCAAGATGCACAGGTCATTATCACCAATAAAGTACAGATTTCTGCACAAGTGATGCAGCAATGCCCACAGTTAAAACTGATTTTAATCTCTGCCACGGGCACCAATAATGTCGACTTAGCTCAAGCCAAAGCACAGGGCATTGTGGTGTGTAACTGTCAGGGATATGGCACTTCGGCGGTGGCACAACACACTTTGGCTTTGATGTTGGCATTGGCAACTTCACTGCTGAAATATGACCATGCGGTGAAGCAAGGCGTATGGAATAGCTCAAAACAGTTCTGTTTACTGGACTTTCCGATTGTGGAACTTGCGGGTAAAACCTTGGGCATTGTGGGTTATGGTGAGCTAGGGCAGGCCGTGGCCAAACTGGCGCAAGCCTTTGATATGCGAGTCTTGATTGCTACTTTACCTGATCGCCCACAACGTGAAGGTCGTTTGCCTTTGTCTGAATTATTGCCACAGGTGGATTTTCTCACACTGCATTGCCCACTGACCGATTCTACCCGTAACTTAATCAGTACGGATGAATTTGAATTGATGAAAGCCAGCGCCTTTCTGATTAATTGCGCGCGCGGGGGTATTGTCGATGAAGCCGCTTTGGCACAGGCTTTGCGTGAAGGGCGTATTGCAGGTGCTGCGACCGATGTATTAACAGTAGAGCCACCGAAAGATGGCAATGTGCTATTGGCAGCAGATATTCCAAATTTAATTATCACTCCGCACAGTGCGTGGGGCAGTGTTGATGCACGACAGCGTATTGTGCAGCAGATGGTGGAAAATGTGACTGCCTTTCAGCAAGGACAACCAATTCGCCAAGTTGCCTGA
- the glyQ gene encoding glycine--tRNA ligase subunit alpha, producing the protein MSRAISHIDTFQGLILALQNYWAEQGCVILQPYDMEMGAGTFHTATFLRALGPETWNAAYVQPSRRPKDGRYGENPNRLQHYYQFQVVLKPNPDNIQQLYLDSLKAIGIDPLVHDIRFVEDNWESPTLGAWGLGWEVWLNGMEVTQFTYFQQVGGVECYPVTGEITYGLERLAMYLQGVDSVYDLVWTKGQFGTVTYGDVFHQNEVEQSTYNFEYANVEKMFELFDFYEAEATRLMEAELPLPAYEQVIKASHSFNLLDARGAISVTERQRYILRVRTLARSIAQSYVAARAKLGFPMAEPHLRDEVLAQLKAQVEAEAAQAEKSAENK; encoded by the coding sequence ATGAGTCGCGCCATATCGCATATTGATACATTTCAAGGCTTAATTCTTGCCTTACAAAACTACTGGGCTGAACAAGGTTGTGTGATCTTACAACCTTATGATATGGAAATGGGGGCTGGGACTTTCCACACAGCAACCTTCCTTCGCGCTTTAGGGCCAGAAACTTGGAACGCGGCTTATGTACAACCTTCACGTCGTCCAAAAGATGGGCGTTATGGCGAAAACCCAAACCGTTTGCAACACTACTACCAATTCCAAGTGGTGTTAAAACCAAACCCAGACAACATCCAACAGCTTTACCTTGACTCGCTTAAAGCCATCGGAATTGACCCACTGGTTCACGATATTCGTTTTGTCGAAGACAACTGGGAATCTCCAACACTGGGTGCTTGGGGCTTGGGTTGGGAAGTTTGGCTCAACGGTATGGAAGTAACTCAGTTTACTTACTTCCAACAAGTCGGTGGAGTTGAATGCTACCCAGTGACAGGTGAAATTACTTATGGTCTTGAACGTTTGGCCATGTACTTGCAAGGTGTAGACTCGGTTTACGATCTTGTTTGGACCAAAGGTCAATTTGGTACAGTGACCTATGGCGATGTATTCCATCAAAATGAAGTAGAACAATCGACTTATAACTTTGAATATGCCAACGTTGAAAAAATGTTTGAATTATTCGATTTCTATGAAGCGGAAGCTACGCGCTTAATGGAAGCTGAACTTCCACTTCCTGCCTACGAACAAGTGATTAAAGCATCACACAGCTTTAACTTGCTCGATGCACGTGGTGCGATTTCTGTAACTGAGCGTCAACGCTATATTTTACGCGTGCGTACTTTGGCACGTTCGATTGCACAAAGCTATGTGGCTGCTCGTGCGAAACTCGGTTTCCCAATGGCAGAACCACACTTACGTGATGAAGTATTAGCTCAACTTAAAGCTCAGGTTGAAGCGGAAGCGGCTCAAGCAGAAAAATCAGCGGAGAACAAATAA
- a CDS encoding P-loop NTPase fold protein, with protein MSYSNEIIENVKYLRTTNANEAETRKKVIDLILEEVLGWSSRDIAYEEKIQEDGSTKYADYIISNANYSLLVEAKRINIGFKLPQSAQPRLNKAFVKEDVGSAIIQARDYCRQKSIPFAMVTNGDQWIIFPACRTDGVSFEESTAIIFDSIEDVLINRNEYFKSLVSRKGFLEENLKIELLGRTIDQIEDRRLNKFFKGTSSNLNPVYPFIESEITLAFSDSLITTDAELLEKCYVSNSDRQKFDQKIQMHLQKKEAIFSKNIIRPLRPKESKLFNKKIEGTSQLNRPLAILLLGSVGSGKSTFLEYTYKVASQSFFSGGHEYNPQWIKIDFRNYSAQENSLDFIYNNIFEIITDENYPFNDNEKVILKAYHQEIEALKKGPLALFGSKEEIQKKIAEKIYNDYQNKKPYIDKLLKFYSSKSPVFVVIDNVDQFESEEVQSTIFSNSIAFAGKLNINLIIAMRESTYINHRNSPTFDAFDFDPILIEPPEISSVISKRFTLAEQLLQGKKCSFTSLNGAKFDVNNLADFISLTKSSVLGTEIGNRIDVLANHDVRLALRMTREFLANGYTDPAKAINFHQTGKPYKLPPHEAFRSILLGNRSVYDESYSVIGNPLDSKLNQNNSELLRLFILAGLVRQYSLNSSVFITAEDIKNALAEIGFKENIVLQVLKDLCEKRFIHTKSHKIADMQSSFYPSRLGGHVIKVLLGDLAFIENILMDTFISDNEIWHNLKQLSEQVSYERSNIVKRLKIRIERVQTFYTYMQKLYSPLLEQAKIRNLETIWLTNPLEEAQKDLYANCERAITRATQNYG; from the coding sequence ATGTCTTACTCGAATGAAATAATTGAAAATGTAAAATATCTAAGAACGACAAATGCAAATGAAGCAGAGACTAGAAAAAAAGTTATAGATCTTATTTTAGAGGAGGTCTTGGGCTGGAGTTCTAGGGACATAGCTTATGAAGAAAAAATTCAAGAGGATGGTAGTACTAAATATGCAGATTACATTATTAGTAATGCGAATTACTCCTTATTAGTTGAAGCTAAGAGAATTAACATAGGTTTTAAGTTACCTCAATCTGCTCAACCTAGATTAAATAAAGCTTTTGTAAAAGAAGACGTAGGTTCAGCTATTATTCAAGCTAGGGACTATTGCAGACAAAAATCAATTCCGTTTGCAATGGTAACAAATGGTGATCAATGGATAATTTTTCCTGCATGTCGTACCGATGGCGTTAGTTTTGAAGAATCTACAGCTATTATCTTCGATAGTATTGAAGATGTCCTTATCAATCGAAATGAATACTTTAAAAGTTTAGTATCTCGTAAAGGTTTTCTTGAAGAAAATCTAAAAATTGAGTTACTTGGAAGAACGATCGATCAAATCGAAGATAGAAGACTAAATAAATTCTTCAAGGGTACTTCTTCAAATCTGAATCCCGTTTATCCATTTATCGAAAGTGAAATAACTCTAGCATTCTCAGATTCTTTAATTACTACTGATGCTGAACTTTTGGAAAAATGTTATGTAAGTAATAGTGATCGACAAAAATTTGATCAAAAAATTCAAATGCATTTACAAAAAAAGGAAGCAATTTTTTCTAAAAATATTATTAGACCATTAAGACCTAAAGAGTCAAAGCTCTTTAATAAAAAAATTGAAGGCACATCTCAATTGAATAGACCTCTTGCAATACTTCTTCTTGGTAGTGTTGGATCAGGTAAAAGTACTTTTTTGGAATATACATATAAAGTTGCAAGCCAATCTTTTTTTTCAGGAGGTCATGAATATAACCCCCAGTGGATAAAAATTGATTTCAGAAATTATTCTGCTCAAGAAAATTCATTAGATTTTATTTATAATAATATATTTGAAATAATTACCGATGAAAATTATCCATTTAATGATAATGAAAAGGTGATATTAAAAGCATATCATCAAGAAATTGAAGCGTTAAAAAAAGGGCCGCTAGCTCTTTTTGGTTCGAAAGAAGAAATTCAGAAAAAAATTGCTGAGAAAATTTACAATGATTACCAAAATAAAAAACCATACATTGATAAACTGTTAAAGTTTTACTCATCAAAATCTCCTGTTTTTGTAGTGATTGATAATGTAGACCAATTTGAATCGGAAGAAGTTCAATCTACAATATTTTCTAACTCAATTGCCTTTGCTGGAAAATTAAATATAAATCTTATTATAGCAATGCGTGAATCCACGTATATCAATCATAGAAATTCACCAACTTTCGATGCTTTTGACTTTGACCCAATTTTAATTGAACCACCCGAGATTTCTTCAGTTATCTCAAAAAGATTTACCCTAGCAGAACAATTATTACAAGGGAAAAAATGTTCGTTTACATCGTTAAATGGTGCAAAATTTGATGTTAACAATCTAGCAGATTTTATAAGTCTAACTAAAAGTTCCGTTTTAGGAACAGAAATTGGAAATAGAATTGATGTACTCGCTAACCATGACGTACGCTTAGCACTTAGAATGACCCGTGAGTTTTTAGCAAATGGATACACCGATCCAGCCAAAGCCATTAACTTCCATCAAACAGGAAAACCCTATAAATTGCCGCCACATGAAGCATTTCGTTCAATTTTATTAGGAAATAGATCTGTATATGATGAAAGTTATTCTGTAATTGGAAACCCCCTAGATTCTAAATTAAATCAAAATAATTCAGAACTATTAAGATTATTTATTCTTGCAGGTTTAGTGAGACAGTACTCACTAAATAGCTCAGTATTTATTACGGCAGAAGATATAAAAAATGCTTTAGCAGAAATTGGTTTTAAGGAAAATATTGTTTTACAAGTACTCAAAGATTTATGTGAAAAAAGATTTATCCATACAAAGTCACATAAAATAGCAGATATGCAGAGCAGTTTTTATCCTAGCCGATTAGGCGGACATGTCATAAAAGTTCTATTAGGAGATTTAGCATTTATTGAAAATATTTTAATGGATACATTTATTAGTGATAATGAAATATGGCACAATTTAAAACAACTGAGTGAGCAAGTTTCATATGAAAGAAGTAATATTGTTAAAAGGTTAAAAATTCGTATAGAAAGAGTTCAAACTTTTTATACTTATATGCAAAAATTATATTCTCCACTTCTTGAGCAAGCTAAAATTAGAAATTTGGAAACTATTTGGCTTACAAATCCTTTGGAAGAAGCCCAGAAAGATTTATATGCAAATTGTGAAAGGGCAATTACTCGTGCCACACAAAACTATGGCTAA
- a CDS encoding lysozyme inhibitor LprI family protein — MLKFILSTSVLVLGSIGLVCAQQPTTESDPYSECAEQTIQEQQLAGINNSVVQICADQAKQGYEKQIVALLDQIRVQSAEWYQPERYQAILKSQRLWKAYVDQECENAGQYIGSPMYAYCPMQQYAERVAQLQQYI, encoded by the coding sequence ATGCTGAAATTTATTCTATCCACCAGTGTATTGGTTCTTGGCTCTATTGGGTTGGTGTGTGCCCAACAACCGACGACTGAATCGGATCCGTATAGCGAATGTGCTGAGCAAACCATTCAAGAGCAGCAACTGGCAGGGATTAACAATAGCGTGGTACAAATTTGCGCGGATCAAGCCAAACAAGGCTACGAAAAGCAAATTGTGGCATTACTCGATCAAATTCGGGTACAAAGTGCGGAGTGGTATCAACCTGAACGCTATCAAGCCATTTTAAAGTCGCAGCGGTTGTGGAAAGCCTATGTTGATCAAGAGTGTGAGAATGCTGGACAGTATATTGGTTCGCCCATGTATGCGTATTGTCCAATGCAGCAGTATGCTGAGCGGGTTGCACAGTTACAGCAATATATTTAA
- the glyS gene encoding glycine--tRNA ligase subunit beta: protein MSKHTVLFELGCEELPPKSLKTLRDALQAETVKGLKDAGLAFDSIEAYAAPRRLALKIINVDAAQADTQKRFDGPAVQAAYDAEGKPTKALEGFMRGQGITADQVSTFQAGKVEKVCFLKDVKGQSLDALLPQILQTALDNLPIAKRMRSAASRTEFVRPVKWVVLLKDNDIVDATIQDHQAGNVTYGHRFHAPEAITLANADAYLDALRAAKVVANFEERQAIIDQQVKALADEVNAIAIVPADLRDEVTALVEWPVALRASFEERFLAVPQEALITTMQDNQKYFCLVNSDNKLQPYFITVSNIESKDPSQIIEGNEKVVRPRLSDAEFFFLQDQKQPLASRKEKLANMVFQAQLGTLWNKSERIAKLAVALAPITGATVADAEKAALLAKCDLTSELVGEFPELQGIAGTYYARLEGENDEVAEALGEQYLPKFAGDVLPKTKTGTTIALADRLDTLTGIFGIGQAPTGSKDPFALRRSAIGILRLVTENNLDVSIEELIKLALAAYGDVLKDHDKTLADAVAFLEGRYRAKYEDQGVAVDVIQAVQALSPKSPLDFDKRVNAVNHFRNLPEAAALAAANKRVANILAKEAAPEGSVVEAKLVEDAEKALFAELQAITPMVEPLLAAKDYTEALSKLATLRAPIDAFFDGVMVMADDADLKANRLRLLAQLRGLFTSVADISVLQH, encoded by the coding sequence ATGTCTAAACATACCGTTTTATTTGAACTTGGCTGTGAAGAACTTCCCCCAAAAAGCTTAAAAACTTTACGTGATGCCTTACAAGCTGAAACCGTAAAAGGCTTAAAAGATGCTGGCTTGGCTTTTGATTCTATCGAAGCCTATGCTGCGCCACGTCGTTTGGCATTGAAAATTATCAATGTAGATGCAGCGCAAGCAGACACGCAAAAACGTTTTGATGGTCCTGCTGTACAAGCTGCTTATGATGCTGAAGGCAAGCCGACCAAAGCACTTGAAGGCTTTATGCGTGGTCAAGGCATTACCGCGGATCAAGTTTCTACTTTCCAAGCAGGTAAAGTTGAAAAAGTCTGCTTCTTGAAAGATGTTAAAGGTCAAAGCCTTGATGCTTTACTGCCACAAATTTTACAAACCGCTTTGGACAACCTTCCAATTGCAAAACGTATGCGTTCTGCGGCAAGCCGTACTGAATTCGTGCGTCCTGTAAAATGGGTTGTGTTGCTTAAAGATAACGATATTGTTGATGCAACCATTCAGGATCACCAAGCAGGCAATGTGACTTATGGTCATCGTTTCCATGCGCCTGAAGCGATTACTTTAGCCAATGCAGATGCTTATTTAGATGCACTTCGTGCTGCGAAAGTTGTGGCGAATTTTGAAGAACGCCAAGCGATCATTGATCAACAAGTGAAAGCACTTGCGGATGAAGTCAATGCAATTGCGATTGTGCCTGCGGATCTTCGTGACGAAGTGACCGCATTGGTGGAATGGCCAGTTGCACTTCGTGCCAGCTTTGAAGAACGTTTCCTTGCTGTGCCTCAAGAAGCATTAATTACTACCATGCAGGACAACCAAAAGTATTTCTGCTTGGTCAATAGCGATAACAAGCTCCAGCCTTACTTCATTACCGTTTCAAACATTGAGTCTAAAGATCCGTCTCAAATTATTGAAGGTAATGAGAAAGTGGTACGTCCACGTTTGTCAGATGCTGAATTCTTCTTCTTACAAGATCAAAAGCAACCGCTTGCGTCTCGTAAAGAAAAACTGGCGAATATGGTATTCCAAGCACAATTGGGTACACTTTGGAACAAATCTGAACGGATTGCCAAATTGGCTGTAGCCCTTGCGCCAATTACAGGTGCAACCGTTGCCGATGCTGAAAAAGCAGCACTGCTTGCAAAGTGTGACTTAACGTCTGAACTTGTAGGTGAATTCCCAGAACTTCAAGGGATTGCGGGCACTTACTACGCACGTCTTGAAGGCGAAAATGACGAAGTGGCTGAAGCTTTAGGTGAACAATATCTTCCGAAATTTGCGGGTGATGTTTTACCGAAAACCAAGACAGGTACAACGATTGCGCTTGCTGACCGTTTAGACACGCTCACAGGTATTTTTGGTATTGGTCAAGCGCCTACAGGTTCTAAAGACCCGTTTGCTTTACGTCGTTCTGCGATTGGTATTTTGCGTTTAGTGACTGAAAACAATCTTGATGTTTCGATTGAAGAACTCATCAAGTTGGCTTTGGCGGCTTATGGCGATGTATTGAAAGATCACGACAAGACTTTGGCGGATGCTGTTGCATTCCTAGAAGGTCGTTACCGTGCAAAATATGAAGACCAAGGTGTTGCTGTTGACGTGATTCAAGCCGTTCAAGCGTTGTCGCCAAAATCTCCTCTTGATTTTGACAAGCGTGTGAATGCGGTCAACCACTTCCGTAACTTGCCTGAAGCTGCTGCTTTGGCTGCGGCAAACAAACGTGTTGCCAACATTCTTGCAAAAGAAGCGGCACCAGAAGGTTCTGTAGTTGAAGCGAAATTGGTTGAAGATGCAGAGAAAGCATTATTCGCTGAACTTCAAGCCATTACCCCAATGGTTGAGCCATTATTGGCTGCGAAAGACTACACCGAAGCACTTTCTAAATTAGCTACCCTTCGTGCACCAATTGATGCCTTCTTTGATGGCGTAATGGTGATGGCTGATGATGCTGACCTGAAAGCAAACCGTTTACGTTTATTGGCTCAGCTACGTGGCTTGTTTACCAGTGTTGCAGATATTTCAGTGTTGCAGCATTAA
- a CDS encoding HPP family protein, producing MQLEWLNTLKPNFKVLPLKERMLCGLGALLGLALSSLISWWVLGDINAWYIAPMGASSVLLFAVPASPLAQPWNMIIGNTLAGFIGVTCALYMPNLTEAFSIAVALSIFLMMTTDSLHPPSGAVAITAVLGGKSVHELGYAFIAYPVLLNSLLLLIIAIIFNRMLGRQYPQTAQLNSRSTDPTPTQKVTIQPQDIHNVLEHQPQLLDISEYDLQKIILKAQEIANARTVNELTCQDLMSKDVLMLNEQDDIHLALDKFKQVNLMSLPVVNADNHLVGTLALYEVVEWFKRAADPKASWEHQVKQIMNRQVVTVQPSQPIQDLVPYFVERSFNYIPVVEQQQLVGMISRADMIAALNQQLIQLKNQK from the coding sequence ATGCAACTTGAATGGTTAAATACCTTAAAACCTAATTTTAAAGTGTTACCGCTAAAGGAAAGAATGCTCTGTGGTTTAGGTGCATTATTGGGCTTAGCACTTTCCTCGCTTATTAGTTGGTGGGTGTTGGGTGATATAAATGCATGGTACATTGCCCCAATGGGCGCATCTTCGGTACTACTATTTGCTGTCCCCGCCAGTCCTTTGGCGCAGCCATGGAATATGATTATTGGTAATACTTTGGCAGGCTTTATAGGCGTCACTTGCGCGCTATATATGCCGAATTTAACCGAAGCATTTAGTATTGCGGTGGCGTTGTCGATCTTTTTGATGATGACCACTGATTCTTTACATCCACCCAGTGGTGCTGTCGCCATTACTGCGGTGTTGGGTGGCAAAAGTGTGCATGAGTTAGGTTATGCCTTTATTGCCTATCCTGTGTTATTGAATTCATTATTGCTCTTGATTATCGCCATTATCTTTAACCGAATGTTGGGACGCCAATATCCGCAAACAGCACAGCTAAACTCACGTTCCACCGATCCGACACCGACCCAAAAAGTCACCATTCAGCCGCAAGATATTCACAATGTGTTGGAACATCAGCCACAGTTGCTCGACATCAGTGAATATGATTTACAAAAGATTATTCTCAAGGCGCAGGAAATTGCCAACGCACGTACAGTGAATGAACTGACTTGCCAAGATCTAATGTCTAAAGATGTACTGATGCTCAATGAGCAAGATGATATTCATTTAGCCTTAGATAAGTTTAAACAAGTGAACTTGATGAGCTTACCCGTAGTCAATGCAGACAACCATTTGGTAGGAACTTTAGCACTGTATGAAGTCGTGGAATGGTTTAAACGTGCTGCCGACCCAAAAGCCAGTTGGGAACATCAGGTGAAACAAATTATGAATCGACAAGTGGTGACGGTACAGCCAAGTCAGCCAATTCAGGATTTAGTGCCGTACTTTGTAGAGCGTTCGTTTAACTACATTCCTGTGGTTGAGCAACAACAATTGGTGGGAATGATTAGTCGTGCAGATATGATTGCGGCATTAAACCAGCAATTAATTCAATTGAAAAATCAAAAATAA
- a CDS encoding long-chain-acyl-CoA synthetase, translated as MSQTTQSDLIGITDVAAKIPQFIGKLPHLVTGLKQAYLRTPNSPAGLGIAFEKAVKRNPHGYALLFEEQKYTYQQLNDWANQIGHYYLSIGAQKGDVIAVMVENRPELVASVLALAKIGVTAALVNTSQVGKVLAHSINLVNPIALIVGEECRAAVDEIRQELNLAEQRFHWFADQETRQHAATAPAHYLNLADEIITFPTFNTPTTHSVKGKDGLFYIYTSGTTGLPKAVIFTHSRWTLAYGTYGHVLDLNSDDVMYVTLPLYHATGIVVCWCGVIASSATLALRRKYSTSAFWKDVQKFNASAIGYVGELCRYLMDAPASELEHTHRVKKMIGNGMRPNIWDKFKQRFGVEEVLELYASSEGNVGFSNVFNFDNTVGFSPTPYAIVQFDKEKNEPIRDTNGWCQKVSKGEVGLLIGKITRRSPFDGYTDPEKNKSVIMSNVFKNGDAYFNTGDLVRDIGFRHAQFVDRLGDTFRWKGENVSTTEVENMLCEYPKIAEAVVYGVEIPHTNGRAGMAAITLAEQAQLNEQDLQAMLSCFKKSLPAYAIPVFLRVQKQVETTGTFKYQKNKLKEQAFDPEKTNEQILVLLPNSNAYCDMNTEIYSNIQQYQYRF; from the coding sequence ATGAGCCAAACCACACAGAGCGATCTTATTGGAATTACAGACGTCGCTGCCAAAATCCCACAATTTATTGGAAAACTTCCACATCTGGTTACAGGGTTGAAACAAGCATATTTACGTACCCCAAACTCACCAGCGGGCTTAGGTATTGCCTTTGAAAAAGCCGTAAAACGTAACCCACATGGCTATGCATTATTATTTGAAGAGCAGAAATATACCTACCAACAACTCAATGATTGGGCAAACCAAATTGGACACTATTATTTGTCAATTGGCGCACAAAAAGGTGATGTCATTGCAGTGATGGTTGAAAATCGCCCAGAACTGGTTGCCAGTGTTTTAGCTTTGGCAAAAATTGGGGTCACGGCGGCTTTGGTGAACACCTCACAAGTTGGCAAAGTTTTGGCGCATAGTATCAATTTGGTCAACCCAATTGCACTCATTGTTGGAGAAGAATGCCGCGCTGCCGTAGATGAAATTCGTCAAGAGCTTAACTTGGCCGAGCAGCGTTTTCATTGGTTTGCCGACCAAGAAACACGTCAACATGCAGCTACAGCACCGGCACATTATCTAAATTTAGCCGATGAAATCATCACCTTTCCGACCTTTAACACGCCAACCACACACAGTGTAAAAGGAAAAGATGGCTTATTTTACATCTATACTTCGGGCACCACTGGCTTACCGAAAGCGGTGATTTTCACCCATAGTCGCTGGACACTTGCCTATGGCACTTATGGGCACGTGCTGGATTTAAACAGTGATGATGTCATGTACGTTACCCTGCCGCTCTACCACGCGACAGGTATTGTGGTGTGTTGGTGTGGGGTGATTGCAAGTAGTGCGACTTTGGCATTGCGACGTAAATATTCGACCTCTGCGTTTTGGAAAGATGTGCAAAAATTTAACGCATCTGCGATTGGCTATGTGGGAGAGCTATGCCGTTACTTAATGGATGCGCCTGCATCGGAGTTGGAGCACACCCATCGTGTCAAAAAAATGATTGGCAATGGAATGCGCCCGAATATCTGGGACAAATTTAAACAACGTTTTGGTGTAGAAGAAGTGCTTGAACTCTATGCATCTAGCGAAGGTAATGTTGGCTTTAGCAATGTATTTAATTTCGACAACACTGTCGGATTCTCCCCAACACCTTATGCCATCGTTCAATTCGACAAAGAAAAAAACGAACCTATTCGTGATACAAATGGTTGGTGTCAAAAAGTAAGCAAAGGCGAAGTCGGCCTGTTGATCGGTAAAATTACCCGTCGCTCCCCTTTTGATGGCTATACCGACCCTGAAAAAAACAAGTCTGTGATTATGTCCAACGTGTTTAAGAACGGTGATGCCTACTTTAATACCGGTGATTTAGTCCGTGATATTGGCTTCCGTCATGCACAGTTTGTCGACCGCCTTGGCGATACCTTCCGCTGGAAAGGCGAAAATGTCTCGACCACCGAAGTCGAGAACATGTTGTGTGAATATCCCAAAATTGCCGAAGCGGTAGTATATGGCGTGGAAATTCCACACACCAATGGACGTGCAGGTATGGCTGCTATCACCTTAGCAGAGCAAGCCCAACTGAATGAACAAGACCTGCAAGCCATGCTCAGTTGCTTCAAAAAAAGCTTACCCGCCTACGCCATCCCTGTGTTCTTACGTGTTCAAAAACAAGTGGAAACCACAGGCACTTTTAAATATCAGAAGAACAAGCTGAAAGAGCAAGCCTTCGATCCAGAAAAAACCAATGAACAAATTTTAGTCTTATTGCCCAATAGCAATGCCTATTGCGATATGAATACTGAAATTTACAGCAATATCCAACAGTACCAATATCGCTTCTAA
- a CDS encoding PspC domain-containing protein, which produces MANVGLYRSNRQNIIAGVMGGIAERFGWNANLLRIIFFLVSVMSAAFPGILVYLILWLVIPKRVEAIDSDASNYHRPIRTVNNNKTPL; this is translated from the coding sequence ATGGCCAATGTTGGTTTATATCGTTCGAATCGCCAAAATATAATTGCAGGTGTTATGGGCGGTATTGCTGAACGTTTTGGTTGGAATGCAAACTTATTAAGAATTATTTTCTTTTTGGTTTCCGTCATGAGTGCCGCATTTCCAGGTATTTTAGTGTATTTGATTTTATGGCTAGTCATTCCGAAACGGGTAGAAGCGATAGATTCAGATGCATCGAATTACCACCGCCCTATACGTACTGTAAATAACAACAAGACACCATTATAG